A genomic region of Magnolia sinica isolate HGM2019 chromosome 6, MsV1, whole genome shotgun sequence contains the following coding sequences:
- the LOC131248743 gene encoding uncharacterized protein LOC131248743, with product MEVYGKSMIAEPTNVIFLSSILNRDGAIPSHKCDKRCQNEHVCANIYRCKLTGITHICDKNCNQRILYDNHSSLCRVSGQVFPLTPAEEQAVRGIRRKLEGDTPDSCAFKRRRDAQMHPSPFERSFSAVAPICSQIGDGMDMS from the coding sequence ATGGAGGTATATGGCAAGTCTATGATTGCCGAGCCAACGAATGTTATTTTTTTGTCGAGTATTCTCAACCGGGATGGAGCGATCCCAAGTCACAAATGTGACAAGAGATGCCAAAATGAACACGTGTGCGCAAACATTTACCGCTGCAAACTAACAGGAATCACCCATATCTGTGATAAAAACTGTAACCAGAGAATTTTGTACGATAACCACAGCTCTCTTTGCAGAGTGAGCGGGCAGGTTTTCCCTCTTACACCGGCAGAAGAGCAGGCGGTGAGAGGAATTCGGAGGAAGCTCGAAGGAGACACCCCTGACAGCTGCGCCTTTAAGCGCAGGCGTGATGCTCAGATGCATCCTTCTCCTTTCGAGAGGTCTTTCAGTGCTGTTGCTCCAATCTGCAGCCAAATtggagatggcatggatatgagtTAG